From a region of the uncultured Draconibacterium sp. genome:
- a CDS encoding NIPSNAP family protein: MKSKPILSAAVFIIALFSFSQLLAGNYYQIKVYSLDNPSQEERIDNYLKSTFLKAAHEAGIDNVGVFKPIETDPDYGKKIFVLIPLNDLSEIEKIEDQLSRIELNSESADYINAAHDNPPFKRVETTILKAFSEMPNYHKPAFDTPKQEQIFQIRSYEGATEKLYQKKVEMFNEGGELAIFKDLGFNPVFFGEVLAGANMPNLIYMTSFKNIDSNKELWEAFGVHPKWEELKNDKAYANTVSHIDNWLCHPTAYSDF, encoded by the coding sequence ATGAAATCTAAACCAATTCTTTCAGCCGCAGTTTTTATAATTGCACTGTTTTCCTTTTCACAACTTCTTGCCGGCAACTATTATCAAATAAAAGTATATAGTCTGGACAATCCCAGCCAGGAAGAGCGAATTGACAATTACCTAAAAAGCACTTTTCTGAAAGCTGCACACGAAGCAGGAATTGACAACGTTGGAGTTTTTAAACCCATTGAAACTGATCCGGATTATGGAAAAAAAATATTTGTACTCATTCCTTTAAACGACTTGAGCGAAATTGAAAAAATAGAAGATCAACTCAGTCGCATTGAATTAAATTCCGAAAGTGCCGATTACATTAATGCAGCACACGACAATCCGCCATTTAAGCGCGTAGAAACGACTATTTTAAAAGCATTTTCTGAAATGCCAAACTATCATAAACCGGCTTTCGACACGCCAAAACAGGAACAGATCTTTCAGATACGAAGTTATGAAGGAGCTACTGAAAAGCTTTACCAAAAGAAAGTTGAAATGTTTAACGAGGGAGGAGAGCTTGCAATATTTAAAGACCTTGGTTTCAATCCCGTGTTTTTTGGAGAAGTTTTGGCCGGAGCAAATATGCCGAACCTTATTTATATGACTTCGTTTAAAAACATCGATTCGAATAAAGAACTGTGGGAAGCATTTGGTGTACATCCGAAATGGGAAGAATTAAAAAACGATAAAGCTTATGCCAATACGGTTTCTCATATCGACAATTGGTTATGTCATCCAACCGCATACTCCGATTTTTAA
- a CDS encoding alpha/beta hydrolase, with amino-acid sequence MLYNKVFPHKSSKIWVVFVHGAGGSNVVWFRQLREFKKHFNVLLVDLRGHGKSKKEYTQAEIYAFDEIALDVIKTMDHLKIEKAHLVGISLGCIVIRAMDKLAPGRAESIILGGAVVQFNSRINALVSVAKLLQTIFPYMWLYRINAWILIPYKKDIASRKLFIREAIRLGEKEFKKWLRMSTEIKDHLQEFLIKEASAPVLYLMGDRDHMFLPTVSNLVKKHFNSKLEVIKNSGHVCNIDQPDIFNERSIQFIKSISS; translated from the coding sequence ATGCTTTACAACAAAGTATTTCCACATAAAAGTTCGAAAATCTGGGTGGTGTTTGTACACGGTGCCGGGGGAAGTAATGTTGTGTGGTTTAGGCAACTGCGCGAATTCAAAAAGCATTTTAATGTGCTATTGGTAGACCTGCGCGGGCATGGGAAATCGAAAAAAGAATACACCCAGGCAGAGATTTATGCTTTTGATGAAATTGCATTGGATGTGATCAAAACAATGGATCACCTGAAAATTGAGAAAGCACATCTGGTCGGCATTTCGTTGGGTTGTATTGTTATTCGCGCCATGGACAAACTGGCTCCGGGCCGTGCCGAATCAATTATTTTAGGAGGTGCAGTGGTTCAGTTTAACTCGCGCATCAACGCATTGGTTTCGGTGGCCAAATTGTTACAAACGATTTTCCCGTACATGTGGCTGTACAGAATCAATGCGTGGATTCTTATTCCTTATAAAAAAGATATTGCATCGCGTAAATTGTTTATTCGGGAAGCTATTCGTTTGGGTGAAAAAGAATTTAAGAAATGGCTGCGTATGTCAACGGAAATCAAGGACCATTTACAGGAATTTTTGATTAAAGAAGCATCGGCTCCTGTTTTGTATCTGATGGGAGACCGCGATCATATGTTTTTACCAACGGTATCGAACCTGGTAAAGAAACATTTTAACTCGAAACTGGAGGTTATTAAAAATAGCGGCCACGTTTGTAATATCGATCAGCCCGATATTTTTAATGAACGTAGTATTCAGTTTATTAAAAGTATTTCTTCTTAG